In Vibrio sp. 10N, the following proteins share a genomic window:
- a CDS encoding LysR family transcriptional regulator, whose product MKPHISLKQLKVFVAVTQHQTLTAASDTLFLSKAAVSMSLSELEKQLGHALFDRVNNRLVINQEGQKLLPLADELLSRSRDIESLFGDEQSYRGMLRVGASDTVGNQVAPFLLSDFRDKHQHKSQQLFISNTALICQKLIDYQLDIGLVEGKTLHPELNSYPFSEDEMCIVVSPKHPLAKKSHVTLEDLENSDWILREPGSGTREFFLRTVAPRIEIWHEAFELNTTEAIINSVSANLGLACLSTLATQSAIDDGRLMPISVSLDMKRRFWVLVHKEKYQSPLLERFIAFCQEWHTANTNRI is encoded by the coding sequence ATGAAGCCACATATCTCTCTAAAACAGCTCAAGGTATTTGTTGCGGTGACTCAGCACCAAACACTAACTGCCGCTTCGGACACGCTTTTTCTCTCCAAAGCAGCGGTCAGCATGTCACTGAGTGAGTTAGAAAAACAGTTAGGTCACGCCCTGTTTGACCGGGTCAACAATCGGTTGGTCATTAACCAGGAAGGACAAAAACTGCTGCCTCTTGCCGATGAACTGCTCAGCCGAAGCCGAGATATTGAATCACTGTTTGGTGATGAGCAAAGTTATCGCGGTATGCTGCGCGTTGGTGCCAGTGATACGGTGGGTAATCAGGTCGCACCTTTCTTACTCAGTGATTTTCGTGACAAGCATCAGCACAAGTCTCAGCAACTGTTTATTTCCAACACCGCCTTGATTTGCCAAAAGCTCATCGACTATCAACTCGATATTGGCTTGGTCGAAGGCAAAACACTACACCCAGAGCTCAATAGCTACCCGTTTAGCGAAGATGAGATGTGTATTGTGGTTTCTCCCAAGCATCCTCTTGCCAAAAAGTCGCACGTCACCCTTGAAGACTTAGAAAACAGTGACTGGATCTTGCGCGAACCTGGTTCCGGCACTCGGGAGTTTTTCCTGCGTACCGTGGCACCAAGGATAGAGATCTGGCATGAAGCGTTTGAACTCAATACCACCGAAGCTATCATTAATAGTGTCTCTGCGAATCTCGGGTTGGCCTGTCTGTCGACTCTGGCAACGCAAAGCGCCATTGATGATGGTCGCTTAATGCCTATCTCGGTCTCGCTGGATATGAAGCGCCGCTTCTGGGTTCTGGTACACAAAGAAAAATACCAAAGCCCACTTCTAGAGCGCTTTATTGCATTTTGCCAAGAGTGGCATACAGCCAACACGAATAGGATTTAG
- a CDS encoding YebG family protein, whose translation MAVIVKYVVERNGEEKMTFTSKAEADAYDKMLDMADELFSLLGESKLIEDEEKQEELSLYLAQRKEEVLYALGAKRKPTPKKPKVVKPVDEQDAEDAA comes from the coding sequence ATGGCTGTAATCGTCAAGTACGTGGTGGAACGCAACGGAGAAGAAAAGATGACTTTTACCTCTAAAGCAGAAGCTGACGCTTATGACAAAATGTTGGATATGGCAGATGAGCTGTTTTCTCTGCTAGGTGAGAGCAAGCTTATCGAAGATGAAGAGAAGCAAGAAGAGCTATCGCTATACCTTGCTCAGCGTAAAGAAGAAGTGCTATACGCACTAGGCGCTAAGCGCAAGCCAACGCCAAAAAAGCCAAAAGTGGTTAAGCCTGTTGACGAGCAGGATGCAGAAGACGCAGCCTAA